One Brassica napus cultivar Da-Ae chromosome C4, Da-Ae, whole genome shotgun sequence genomic region harbors:
- the LOC106445556 gene encoding adenosylhomocysteinase 1: protein MALVVEKTSSGREYKVKDMSQADFGRLELELAEVEMPGLMACRTEFGPSQPFKGARITGSLHMTIQTAVLIETLTALGAEVRWCSCNIFSTQDHAAAAIARDSAAVFAWKGETLQEYWWCTERALDWGPGAGPDLIVDDGGDATLLIHEGVKAEEIFEKTGQVPDPTSTDNPEFQIVLSIIKEGLQVDPKKYHKMKERLVGVSEETTTGVKRLYQMQEAGALLFPAINVNDSVTKSKFDNLYGCRHSLPDGLMRATDVMIAGKVVVVCGYGDVGKGCAAAMKTAGARVIVTEIDPICALQAMMEGLQVLTLEDVVSEADIFVTTTGNKDIIMVDHMRKMKNNAIVCNIGHFDNEIDMLGLETFPGVKRITIKPQTDRWVFPDTKSGIIVLAEGRLMNLGCATGHPSFVMSCSFTNQVIAQLELWNEKSSGKYEKKVYVLPKHLDEKVAALHLGKLGAKLTKLTKDQSDYVSIPIEGPYKPAHYRY, encoded by the exons ATGGCGTTGGTCGTCGAGAAGACGTCGAGTGGCCGCGAGTACAAGGTCAAAGACATGTCTCAAGCCGACTTCGGTCGTCTCGAGCTCGAACTCGCCGAGGTCGAGATGCCCGGACTCATGGCTTGCCGTACCGAGTTCGGCCCATCTCAGCCCTTCAAAGGCGCTAGAATCACCGGATCTCTCCACATGACCATCCAAACCGCCGTCCTCATCGAGACCCTAACCGCCCTCGGCGCTGAAGTCAGATGGTGCTCCTGCAACATCTTCTCCACCCAAGACCACGCCGCCGCCGCAATCGCTCGTGACTCCGCCGCCGTTTTCGCGTGGAAGGGAGAGACGCTCCAGGAGTACTGGTGGTGCACGGAGCGTGCTCTTGACTGGGGTCCAGGTGCTGGTCCAGATCTGATCGTTGATGACGGTGGTGACGCCACGCTTTTGATCCATGAGGGAGTTAAGGCTGAGGAGATCTTTGAGAAGACTGGTCAGGTTCCTGATCCCACTTCCACTGACAACCCTGAGTTCCAGATCGTGTTGTCCATCATCAAGGAAGGTCTTCAGGTGGATCCTAAGAAGTACCACAAGATGAAGGAGAGACTCGTTGGTGTCTCTGAGGAAACCACCACTGGTGTCAAGAGGCTTTACCAGATGCAGGAGGCTGGAGCTCTTTTGTTCCCAGCCATTAACGTCAACGACTCCGTCACCAAGAGCAAG TTCGACAACTTGTACGGTTGCCGTCATTCTCTCCCTGATGGTCTCATGAGGGCCACTGATGTCATGATCGCCGGAAAGGTTGTCGTTGTCTGCGGATATGGTGATGTTGGAAAGGGTTGTGCCGCTGCCATGAAGACCGCTGGTGCTAGAGTTATTGTGACGGAGATAGATCCCATCTGTGCCCTACAGGCTATGATGGAAGGACTTCAAGTTTTGACCCTTGAGGATGTTGTTTCCGAAGCTGACATCTTTGTCACCACCACCGGTAACAAAGACATCATAATGGTTGACCAcatgaggaagatgaagaacaaTGCTATTGTTTGCAACATTGGTCACTTTGACAACGAGATTGACATGCTCGGGCTCGAGACCTTCCCGGGTGTGAAGCGTATCACCATCAAGCCCCAGACCGACAGGTGGGTCTTCCCAGACACCAAGTCCGGAATCATTGTTTTGGCTGAGGGTCGTCTCATGAACTTGGGTTGTGCCACTGGTCACCCGAGTTTCGTCATGTCTTGCTCTTTCACCAACCAGGTGATTGCTCAGCTTGAGCTTTGGAACGAGAAGTCGAGCGGCAAGTACGAGAAGAAGGTGTACGTTCTACCCAAGCATTTGGACGAGAAGGTTGCAGCACTTCACTTGGGAAAGCTTGGAGCTAAGCTCACCAAGTTGACAAAGGACCAATCTGACTACGTCAGCATTCCCATTGAAGGACCATACAAGCCTGCTCACTACAGGTACTGA